One Vitis vinifera cultivar Pinot Noir 40024 chromosome 8, ASM3070453v1 genomic window carries:
- the LOC100241535 gene encoding protein DETOXIFICATION 24 isoform X1 has translation MLFGNGTEWIMDNNMEERLLGSETEGPTDLKWRIWEESKKAWRITFPAMLSRITAFGMLVVTQAFIGHISQLDLSAFALTQTILVRFCNGILVGMSSATETLCGQAFGAKQYHMMGIYLQRSWLVDVTMATIMAPLFIFATSIFKLLGQEDDIAIAVRSFSLWFLPFLYYLVFSMTLQMFLQAQLKNMIVAWVSAASFVLHVLLSWLFVIKLNLGIPGAMSALTISSWSMVIGESVYVFGGWCPKTWRGLSSAAFTDILPVIKLSVSSGFMLCLELWYNAVVLLVAGYLKDASIAISAFSICININTWELMLCLGFVGASCVRVANELGRGNAKAAIFSIKVILCNSILIGVIFWVLCLVFGHDIAYLFTSDEEVITMVSSLSVLLSFSILLNSVQPVLIGVAIGAGWQGAVGIVNVGCYYVVGIPIGALLAYVADLSVRGMWIGVLCGIGMQTLVLTIMTWRTNWDEQVKKTSDHLNKWLLESSESNQNSPQA, from the exons ATGTTGTTCGGGAATGGCACCGAATG GATCATGGATAACAACATGGAAGAGAGGCTTCTCGGTTCAGAAACAGAAGGTCCAACTGATTTGAAATGGAGAATTTGGGAAGAATCGAAGAAGGCATGGAGGATCACATTTCCTGCTATGCTATCTAGAATTACTGCCTTTGGAATGCTGGTTGTGACACAGGCATTTATTGGTCACATTAGCCAACTAGATCTCTCCGCCTTTGCACTTACACAAACCATCCTTGTGCGCTTTTGCAATGGGATACTG gTGGGCATGTCAAGTGCAACTGAAACTCTCTGTGGGCAAGCATTTGGAGCAAAGCAGTATCATATGATGGGTATATACTTGCAGAGATCATGGCTTGTTGATGTGACTATGGCCACAATTATGGCCCCTTTGTTCATCTTTGCGACTTCCATATTCAAATTGCTCGGTCAGGAAGACGACATAGCAATAGCTGTTAGAAGTTTCTCTCTGTGGTTCCTTCCCTTTCTCTACTACCTTGTGTTTAGCATGACCCTCCAAATGTTTTTACAAGCTCAACTCAAGAACATGATTGTTGCATGGGTATCTGCTGCGTCATTTGTGCTTCATGTATTGTTGTCCTGGCTCTTTGTGATCAAATTGAACTTAGGGATTCCTGGAGCAATGAGTGCATTGACCATATCTTCTTGGTCAATGGTCATCGGAGAGTCTGTGTACGTCTTTGGAGGTTGGTGCCCTAAAACATGGAGAGGATTAAGCAGCGCTGCCTTCACTGACATACTGCCTGTTATAAAGCTCTCTGTGTCCTCCGGTTTTATGCTTTG CTTAGAGTTGTGGTACAATGCTGTTGTACTCTTAGTGGCCGGGTATTTGAAAGATGCATCCATTGCCATCTCTGCCTTCTCAATTTG TATTAATATTAATACCTGGGAATTGATGCTATGCCTTGGTTTCGTAGGTGCCTCATG TGTGCGGGTGGCAAATGAGCTAGGGAGAGGAAATGCTAAAGCtgcaatattttctattaaagtCATCCTATGTAATTCAATATTGATTGGAGTAATCTTCTGGGTTTTGTGTTTAGTCTTCGGTCATGACATTGCTTACTTGTTTACAAGTGATGAGGAAGTAATAACAATGGTTTCAAGTCTCTCAGTCCTCCTTTCTTTCTCAATCTTGCTTAACAGTGTTCAGCCAGTACTCATAG GGGTGGCTATAGGTGCTGGTTGGCAAGGTGCGGTTGGGATCGTTAATGTTGGTTGCTATTATGTTGTTGGGATTCCAATAGGAGCTTTGCTAGCTTATGTCGCCGATCTTTCGGTTAGG GGCATGTGGATTGGAGTACTGTGTGGAATAGGGATGCAAACACTTGTGCTTACCATTATGACATGGAGAACTAATTGGGATGAACAG gTTAAAAAGACATCTGATCATCTTAATAAGTGGCTCTTGGAGTCTTCAGAATCAAACCAAAACTCGCCTCAAGCCTGA
- the LOC100241535 gene encoding protein DETOXIFICATION 24 isoform X2 produces MDNNMEERLLGSETEGPTDLKWRIWEESKKAWRITFPAMLSRITAFGMLVVTQAFIGHISQLDLSAFALTQTILVRFCNGILVGMSSATETLCGQAFGAKQYHMMGIYLQRSWLVDVTMATIMAPLFIFATSIFKLLGQEDDIAIAVRSFSLWFLPFLYYLVFSMTLQMFLQAQLKNMIVAWVSAASFVLHVLLSWLFVIKLNLGIPGAMSALTISSWSMVIGESVYVFGGWCPKTWRGLSSAAFTDILPVIKLSVSSGFMLCLELWYNAVVLLVAGYLKDASIAISAFSICININTWELMLCLGFVGASCVRVANELGRGNAKAAIFSIKVILCNSILIGVIFWVLCLVFGHDIAYLFTSDEEVITMVSSLSVLLSFSILLNSVQPVLIGVAIGAGWQGAVGIVNVGCYYVVGIPIGALLAYVADLSVRGMWIGVLCGIGMQTLVLTIMTWRTNWDEQVKKTSDHLNKWLLESSESNQNSPQA; encoded by the exons ATGGATAACAACATGGAAGAGAGGCTTCTCGGTTCAGAAACAGAAGGTCCAACTGATTTGAAATGGAGAATTTGGGAAGAATCGAAGAAGGCATGGAGGATCACATTTCCTGCTATGCTATCTAGAATTACTGCCTTTGGAATGCTGGTTGTGACACAGGCATTTATTGGTCACATTAGCCAACTAGATCTCTCCGCCTTTGCACTTACACAAACCATCCTTGTGCGCTTTTGCAATGGGATACTG gTGGGCATGTCAAGTGCAACTGAAACTCTCTGTGGGCAAGCATTTGGAGCAAAGCAGTATCATATGATGGGTATATACTTGCAGAGATCATGGCTTGTTGATGTGACTATGGCCACAATTATGGCCCCTTTGTTCATCTTTGCGACTTCCATATTCAAATTGCTCGGTCAGGAAGACGACATAGCAATAGCTGTTAGAAGTTTCTCTCTGTGGTTCCTTCCCTTTCTCTACTACCTTGTGTTTAGCATGACCCTCCAAATGTTTTTACAAGCTCAACTCAAGAACATGATTGTTGCATGGGTATCTGCTGCGTCATTTGTGCTTCATGTATTGTTGTCCTGGCTCTTTGTGATCAAATTGAACTTAGGGATTCCTGGAGCAATGAGTGCATTGACCATATCTTCTTGGTCAATGGTCATCGGAGAGTCTGTGTACGTCTTTGGAGGTTGGTGCCCTAAAACATGGAGAGGATTAAGCAGCGCTGCCTTCACTGACATACTGCCTGTTATAAAGCTCTCTGTGTCCTCCGGTTTTATGCTTTG CTTAGAGTTGTGGTACAATGCTGTTGTACTCTTAGTGGCCGGGTATTTGAAAGATGCATCCATTGCCATCTCTGCCTTCTCAATTTG TATTAATATTAATACCTGGGAATTGATGCTATGCCTTGGTTTCGTAGGTGCCTCATG TGTGCGGGTGGCAAATGAGCTAGGGAGAGGAAATGCTAAAGCtgcaatattttctattaaagtCATCCTATGTAATTCAATATTGATTGGAGTAATCTTCTGGGTTTTGTGTTTAGTCTTCGGTCATGACATTGCTTACTTGTTTACAAGTGATGAGGAAGTAATAACAATGGTTTCAAGTCTCTCAGTCCTCCTTTCTTTCTCAATCTTGCTTAACAGTGTTCAGCCAGTACTCATAG GGGTGGCTATAGGTGCTGGTTGGCAAGGTGCGGTTGGGATCGTTAATGTTGGTTGCTATTATGTTGTTGGGATTCCAATAGGAGCTTTGCTAGCTTATGTCGCCGATCTTTCGGTTAGG GGCATGTGGATTGGAGTACTGTGTGGAATAGGGATGCAAACACTTGTGCTTACCATTATGACATGGAGAACTAATTGGGATGAACAG gTTAAAAAGACATCTGATCATCTTAATAAGTGGCTCTTGGAGTCTTCAGAATCAAACCAAAACTCGCCTCAAGCCTGA